From the Trifolium pratense cultivar HEN17-A07 linkage group LG4, ARS_RC_1.1, whole genome shotgun sequence genome, the window ATAATGAaacatatataatgattaaGGAACTTAATTTGTGTTTAGAATTTGGTATACCAGAAAGCAAGACCAAGTCATTTGCATCAAGTCCAACATTGCCAAAGAGTGTTAGGAGAGTGGAGACGTTGTGAAATGGAGCTGGAAGGCCAAGAAAAACATCTGCTGCTTTAGATCTAACCCCATCCCTTCGACCAGTTGGTACATTCCAAAAAGGTCCACCCTGCAAATCCATATCAATCATGGTAGAACAACACAAAttggttatttatttatattcccCACAAGAAAGCAAGGATACTGAACTAGTCATGAAAACAACATGACATGAGATTGAATTATTGATTGAACCGTTTTTCGCctttaatttttgtcaaaattaaaaatatatgacaTGACACGACTACAATGTTTATGTTTTGTTGGAAGAAAGTGTAGAGACAAGGATTAATACTTACGACGGCATGAATAGAGTCTCTAGCACTCAAAGTCAATATATCAGCACAAGAGACAACACCGGGGCATTCAGCTTCAATAAGACTCTTTATTTTGTCAATGAATTCAAATCCTCTAAGTGTAAGATTTGGAAAAGAGTTCTTTTCGGCTTGAGGATTGCTTTGTGTTGCGTTCAAAAGAACAGATGCATCACATCCCTGAAATGAAAGATGTTAGTTCCACACTCATAACAAAATTATCATTTCATATATCCTAACTTTGTAACATAGACACTTCTGATACAAAGCCTGTGTCCAATGTAAGACATGTGCAGATTTGAATTGGGTGCAGCCGTGCAATCGACAATCTGTGGCTGTCTGATTGAGATCAAACGGTCCAAATTTTAATATCATAATAAAAAGCTATATGAAGATCTGAATCGTATGATTTTGATCGTACGGTTCTGAGATACTGACTGCACTAATTATGACTGCGTGTAATTCAATTCCTGACGCAGACATATGTGATTTCTtacaattaatttttctttctgtCAAATTTTTACTAATGTCAACGTCTCAGTGCCATTGTTGCCTATAATATTTGTATTAGTGTTTCTCGAATATGAATATATGAAATTAAAGgacaaacataaacaaaataaagttCATACCCTAACAAAACAATCATGGAAATGTAGTCTTATGAGTGCAGCTGCTAGTGATGGTGCATTTGGAATATGTTTATGAACATACTTCAAAACAATTTTCTCAGCTTTTGGGCAGCTTTTAGCATAGAAACCAAGCTGCAACTGAGCATTAGCTGCTCCAATTATTGCTATAAGACAAATAATCAAAACCTTAAAGCAACTTTGGCTTCCCATTTTCATGTAATTGGCAGAGAGATCTTAAATTTTTGTTGCCAAAATCACAATAGATATGAAAAAGCTTAGACACTTTTTTTGTAAGAAGCTATTTCATTTGATTTCGATATCAAACAATGGCTAGTTATTTATAGTCCTAAGTTTGTGTTACAATAAAGGATCAAATCATAGAGATGGTCCATGCAGCACACTAACATGTGGTGCAAGGTAATCGGAATAGGTCTTGTTAATATTTTATCACATATACTTTTTAGCGTAATAATGTCAATTATGtttaaaaattagttaattaagtTAGGTATTAGGTATATATGTTCTTATATGTTGCTTACTATATAAAACAATGATAGTACATAggtttgtattaaaataatcgACATAAAATACATAGATTTATCTTAAAATGAttgtcaattttaattttaaatctcataaattaattaattttttcctaTGTGCATCACTATTAAAAAGTCAATGCAATCATACAAGGAGACATTATTTGTCGTCCGATCAAGATTGAACTgttttaatttaagaacagTATTTTTAGaattcttaaataaaaataacatatcTTTTTTCAGACTGTCTGATCTTGACCGAACAGACATAAATATGATGACTACATGACTACACAAAAAAAGCAACTACATATATACTCCCTATTAAGTCGTATATTGCATTATGGTAATCGTTATCTCCAATACCTCAGTGAGCTTGACTCAGTTGGTAgtgacattgcattatatgtaCAGAGATCAGAGTTTGAACCCTGGACATCCCATTTATTCAACTTAAGTGtggaatttctaaccactatgctacttaaaaaaaaaaaaaactccaataCTACATTACTAAAAAAGATGTTAGAATAGCAGCAAAAATTTAGATAGAAAAAAGATTATAACCGTCTCTATCTTTGTCGCTAAATTTTAGAGACgccaaatttgttaattaattttactatggtaagtgttttttttttgaatcatggTGAGTggttttaataaattaattttgtcgattcaaaaataaaataaaaatgtgtacGATTCAGTTGTAAGTACTCAACGGTTCAATTTTTCACATAAAACtgtaaataaatacataaaaattatgtaaatattgtaataattgattaaaattttgtattttacATCTTAAATactatttaaacaaatatttaagcTTCTGAaggaatttattttaaaagaaaatattattaagaaAAGAATTTCTAGAGtcacaaaaatgaaaataaatttttttagtttatttttagtttttcttaattttttaagaaaacaaaaccTGAACCAAACTATACTAGTAtgtaacacacaaaaaaaaaaaaagactatacGAGTCCATTAAAATCCTCCCGAAACCCTCTGTTTTGTCAACTTGTTGGTAATAAATTTATTCATCTATAAGATGAATAAATGAAGAGTTTTGACATCGAACACTAACACGCTCATATTACAATTTCCCATAACAATTAAATTATGTTCACGGGACAAAATTCATTTTGATAATATGTGTGAAATAAGGTGAAATAAACTAGTGTgtcttgacaaaaataaaataaaaataaaaataaaataaactagtGTGTCTTTTTGGCGAGTAAGTGTTATTATTTCCAAATAATATATGGTTTATGAATACATCATGGACCATTACACGCCAAGTgatataatacaaaaaaaattcctttCTGTTTAAACATGCTATGTTTCACCTTCCACTTTGGACTTATAGCTTCTACttgtataaaattaattttaacaaTTTAGCATTTCTTGCGCTGGTGGTCaacatatatgtatatgtacAAGAATTTGATGTGTATCTCTTAACAGCAAATTGATGTttttgtaataattaataagttttagagttaaataaattttaaaatgaaaagttgACTTAACTGTTTCGATGAGGCTTGGTGGCTCTAATCTTTCTGTCACACACATGAGCCATCACCTTTTGttcaaataaaattacatattaaTGTACAAATTGtttatatgaagaaaaaaaatgggaaCATGATACATGAATTATGGAGTGGGTGAATAACAGTTGTATGATTATGATcttaattattatgattattaataCATAAAATACTAGTTGATGACATAGGTAAAGACAAATTAGCCGGGAAAGAAAATTGGTTTActtttgtagattttttttttttttttttttttttaagaaagtaGTAAGGATAATTGTATGCATTGCTGGAATAACAAGACAACATTACTAAtacataatttaaaaataaaagtcaaaACTACAGAAAGAGAGAGAATTATGGCTAGTGTTACGGAGTTAATAATGTAACACGACCAACATAACTTGCTTAAACATGTTAGTTTGACAGGTTCATAAGAATATGATCATATGGATAAAGATAATGGAGAGCTGAACCATGTTATGAATGAATCGGATtaacattcttttttttaaggagTATGGTGGCTGTTTGTGTTAGAgatatttccaaaatatataaacttggAAATAAAACATTGTATTACTGGATATAATGATTAAGGTTGAGAAATATATTAGAACTATTAAATATGGCTTTGTGGCTGGGTGCGTAATCCAATGACCTGTAGGTACAGGGTTTGGTTCCTGGGTCTTCCTGTTTTGCGTTTTTATTGtcaattaatttgaattatcaTGATTCAAATTTTAGCAAAAATGGTTGAGGCAGGAGTCGAACACGGACATAATCAAACCAAATTCTCTCCCACTTACATTTTCTTCTAAATCATTCTTCACTTCATTAATGCATGAGTGAATTGTTGGaatcatatttttgtaaaatgttaTCAAAGATATGCTTGTTGTGTTAGTGCAAACCACTACAAGGTGATCAAAGTATCCTGCAGGGTATTCGCCGTACATCCCAATTGCATCCAATACACATTATTGGTGGGGGCGAATAGAACCTAAAGGTTAGTGTGAAAACACGCTTTGATTCTTTACGTGCATCCATCGGCgacatcttctttgttcaagtgTTGCAGCATCTTCCCCAACAAAAATCTCCAACAATCTTTAGGttctatttctatttcttaATCAATGGCTGCATCACTCAAAGAAATGACTTCTGATTTTGTGAAATTGGAGCGGTTTGATGGAGGCCATTTTAACCAATGGCGGAAAAAGATGAAATTCCTTCTCACAACCTTGAAAGTGGTGTATGTTCTGAATACCACAAGACCAACAGAGAGGGAAAATGAAAGAATTGCTGAAACAAGAGACAGACAGAAGTGGGAAAATGATGATTACATCTGCATGGGCCACATTCTCAATGGATTATCAGACTCACTCTTTGACATCTACCAAAGTAGCGGTTCTGCAAAGGAACTATGGGAGAAATTGGAAACAAGATATATGTTGGAAGACGCTACCAGTAAGAAATTTCTTGTCTctcaatttaataattataacaTGGTAGATTCTAGACCAGTGATGGAACAATTATATGAACTCGAACGAATTCTTAACAACTTTAAGCAACATAAAATGCATATGGATGAAACAATCATTGTTTCTTCCATAATAGATAAACTTCCTCCATCATGGAAAGATTTTAAAAAGTCCTTGAAACATAAGAAAGAAGACATTTCTCTTGAGCAGTTAGGAAATCACCTTCGTCTTGAAGAAGAGTATCGTAAACAGGATGATACTAAGAATCAAAATGCTCATGAGAAGGTATATGTTTTAGTGGATGGAAAGTCTAGTAAATCCAAGGATAATATGGATATAGATGGAGAAAATGTTCATGACAACAACAATGGACATggacaaaagaaaagaaagagaggaaGTTGCTTCCATTGTGGTAAGCCGGGACATTTCAAGAGTGAATGTAAGTTCTTGAAAAAGTTGAACAAAGAGAAGAACTCTAGTGCACAAGAGgatcatcttgttgcatagaaGTCACTTCTAGAAATTTCTCACCCTTAAGAATATATAATATGTACCCGATGATGGGAATGTTGTAATTTAAGTATGTTTGCTTGTAACtggttatgaatttttaatttggtttgtaGTTTGGTTTGTATAACTTATAATGtgtgatattttataatatgaGATTGTGAtttatattattgttaattaCTTGTATGATTATTATAGTGGTTGATATCTAATTTTCATGAATTCTTATAAACATGAATTGTTGTTTTTGCTTTTAATAAGATTGTTTGATTAATCTGTAAAAAAGTATTGAAGTAACTTGAATCACtgttttccaaatttttctCAAATGCAGTACATGAATTTTAACTAAATACCTTGGTTTAAAATGTTAGGATTGTTATATATACTGGTATGTGTATATATTAGTAACAATGTTAATAATTTGATTGTTTGAATACAATGCATTTCATTGTTGGAGTTGTGTCATCTACTGCTATTGTTATAAGGTCTTTCGTAGCAGCAGATCACCATGATAGCAAACATGTTTCGTGTGGAaactataaaaattaagttaTTGCAATTGCTAATGTTATAATAAATTTCATGTGTGTGTATGATAAGCAAGACATGCattattttatagaattgaaatttaattcttaagtgttttttaGATTTGACTATATGTGTATGATTAACATGTATGTGACtcataatttgttattttaagatTATGGTTATTGTTGATCATTGGAAATTTGATGATCATTTTTATAcatgttttatattttgaataaatgaTATTCGGTGAATGTTGAAACGAAAGTGAAAACTTTAAATCGTAATGCTTGTTATTAAATGGTTTAGTTTAATAACAAAGGTGAAATGATTTAAAATGAGTTTGTATAAAATACAAAGTAATTGAATGACTCAAAGTCATGAATTTGTGATAGTTGGTTAAACtatcaagaatatataaataGCATAGCTATGAAAGTGATTGaatattcaaaattatttaaGTGGAAAAACTTGCAATTATTTGACGAAATGATTGACAAGGTTATGGTGTCTTCGGATATGATGTTAAAATCATTGAAAACGTCATAAGGGATGTGATACAAACCCGGATCTAATTGATCACCAATGGTGgaaactcaactcacacttgaataaTATCAAGTCTTGAGTTCAATGGTGAAAGTACACTATTAGAGTGATTGAAGTACTTATAATAGATACATCCCAAGGGGTAAAAGTACTTGGACCATAAGATTGAAAGTGGTAGGATGAGGTTTTTCCTCTTAATAGACATATAGCATATATTTGCTTGAATGCATAATTATGGGTGCATTTATGATATAGTCTACCTATATGAGAATGAAGTGAGGCCGCTTCATAGAGTTCAAGGGTTTGACTCTTAAATTCTCATGAAAAGGATACGTGACACAAGGCCCTATTAAATGTGTCAAATTTAATAATTCCTTTTGATAACACCGAGATTTCATGTGTAAGTTATGCACACTTGTTCAAATGAATAGTTGGTTCAAAGCTTGTCTACCAATGTCTATTCGGGATAAGTGGAACACATTATCTTACTAAGTAATGGTTCAAATCGTGAGATACCATTATCTGAAACCATGATATTTCCAGAAATatggatttagttatattttgtaAATAGTGGGGGATTGTTAGAgatatttccaaaatatataaacttggAAATAAAACATTGTATTACTGGATATAATGATTAAGGTTGAGAAATATATCAGAACTATTAAATATGGCTTTGTGGCTGGGTGCGTAATCCAATGACCTGTAGGTACAGGGTTCGGTTCCTGGGTCTTCCTGTTTTGCGTTTTTATTGtcaattaatttgaattatcaTGATTCAAATTTTAGCAAAAACGGTTGAGACAGGAGTCAAACACGGATCCATTTGTTGAAGGTTACACACACATGCCAATAGACTAGAATAACAGTTACTGATATATTTTGAATTGTAACCGTTAATTACGGTTATTAGGAGAAGTTATTCTCTTGATCAAATCATGGTTatctctctataaatagagaaagtTGGAAACAGTAAACATAAGAAAACTGACATAATCAAACCAAATTCTCTCCCACTTACATTTTCTTCTAAATCATTCTTCACTTCATTAATGCATGAGTGAATTGTTGGaatcatatttttgtaaaatgttaTCAAAGATATGCTTGTTGTGTTAGTGCAAACCACTACAAGGTGATCAAAGTATCCTGCAGGGTATTCGCCGTACATCCCAATTGCATCCAATACACATTATTGGTGGGGGCGAATAGAACCTAAAGGTTAGTGTGAAAACACGCTTTGATTCTTTACGTGCATCCATCGGCgacatcttctttgttcaagtgTTGCAGCATCTTCCCCAACAAAAATCTCCAACagtttgtacaaaaaaaaaaaagcagcatGCTGGCTGTATGGTGGCTTCAATATATTTTAGAGTATCTAGATTTCATAACTCGAGTGAAATATCAAATACTCCTGTGAAATTATAAGACTCGTTAAATATCTTCTAAATTTGTAATTAAACGTCTATGATTTATCGAATATCCCATGCTCCATTTACTTAGTCTGTTGTAATGACGTGACTGTTAACTATACATATGTGACACCTGCCAACATGACGCCACGTCACAGGAGGTAATTGACGAAAATACCACAAAGGTAATAGAGAGAGAAGGGGGGCCGGCCCGCCAAACCCGATTTTTTCCGGGCTCAGGCCTTGAAAATCCTtgcccgaattatttccgggcgttttagcccggcccgataaagcccaattaaaatatgggctagcccgaatgggccgcgggcggcccgcaagcccgaaaaagtataataaaaaaaattaaaattaaaaataaatataaataatttgtttttgatgatttgaacttagtttgtaatataaattataaaacaccgttcgctacttaagtagtggatgaataaaaatagggcacccaagaaactcgtaggtagagGATGAGTAAAATTAGGACGTGGTAGAAACTCGTACATAgtgaatgaataaaaatagggcgtacgagaaactcgtacgtagtggatttgtaaaaatagggcgcgcaagAAACTCATAAGTAGCGGGTgactaaaaatagggcgcgcaagaaagttgtaggtagcggatgagtaaaaatatgacgcatGAGAAACTCACAAGTAGCGGATgggtaaaaatagggcgcgagaaagtcgtaggtagcggatgagtaaaaatagggcgcgcgagaaactcatagatagcggatgagtaaaaatacggcgcacgagaattattattatatatatatatatatatatatatatatatatatatatatatatatatatatatatatatatatatataagtagcggatgagtaaaaatacggcgcgcgagaattattatattaatatatatataatgtaagtaacggatgagtaaaaataagacgcgcgagaattattaatcctatttataatgttgagtttgaacactaaaagtaaaataaaaaataaaccagGCCGGCCCGAAAAGCCTGACAACCCGTACTGGGCCGGCCTCATGCACTAATTTTAGTAGCCCACTTTTTAttcgggctttttagcccggcccgacgaaACCTGACCGTGCTGGCCCGAAATGAGCCGgaccgcccgttttgacagctcttgGGGGAGAGAGAGAAATAGAGTTAGAGAGACAGAGAGGAGAGATAGAGATAGAGTGCACAAAAGTTAGGGAGAGATGAGatgggggagagagagagagagagtgaaagaGAGGGAAATGGAGCGAGAGTGTGTTAGAAAGATGTTGTGAATCCAAAGAAAATGGCGCCCCATGCGCCATGACAGTAGCAACTCCAATTTTCTGTTTTCTGCATATATTTTTGGCCCAATCCCACTTTCCATAACCCTAAAATGAGGAGAAAAACTCAAACTTGCTCACATCAGAACAAGTACCCGCCCcctctttccttttcttttctcatcttcTCAATTTCCACCATTATAaccttttttatatttaatcaTTTGTTTCCATAAATATAATGATTAATTCATGTACTCTATTTTATCTTCTACTTTTTTCTATGATAATTAATCATCCTCTATTTTGTCTGTTGTTTGTTTCTACTTCTTCCTTTGGTACTATGATGATTATGGATTTGGGTTTCCATCTCTTTGTGGTGTGAAAAATTCAATCTGctctctttttactttttttgcttctttttgtCTTCTGAAAAACTCAAAACAGTGAGTTTTgatcgtaaaaaaaataaaaaagagaaaaccgCCAGACCGCAAAAACGGCCGATTCGTCCGATTTTCCCGGTTTTATCCGGTTCAAATCCGGTTTTCTGGTTTTAGATCCGGTTCATATGCAGGACGGTTTTAGGGTCTACCCGGACTGGATGAGGGTCCGGTTTTAACAACCTTGATTACAATGATAAGTTTTAAAATGGCCAGTCAAAACTATGTATACAAAGAGATGAGTATGGATGGCTAATGTTGCGGAGAGAATCTTGTAGCAAGTAGTAGCATGACAAACACAACTTTGAACTAGTACGGTTATGAATAAGGGATATAGCTTACAAGTAAAATAATGACGTCCAAAATGCATCTCTATAATTTGTCCAACTCTAAATTAAAAAAGGATGGGGAATGCTAAATTAAGTGGAAAGTGGTTTATTATCCTAGGgtaaaattagcgaattttCATTGATTCTCCTACacaatttattttctgtttgtCCCCTGCAAAATTTTTGATCTCATTTTGCCCTCTAAGTGGACAACTGGACATCTGACTCCGCAAATCTGATGAGGTGACAtgtacatgtggaaaaaattaatttatatttataattctCAGGCTTTATGTATATGTGTCACATCTCTTATAAATGTAACATTCTTGTCATCCATAGTTGATATAAGACTTAATTAACAAGCCGAATCATGATTCTGATACCATTTGTTGGGAAGTCTGAAGCAGCGTCGGAAGTAACAACTAATATCAATGCTTCAGGACTATAAGATAGGGGGATGCCACATCTTCACCAAAAATCTTAAGGCATTACATATGTGTGTGTCATATCTCTTATATATAAATCCAATATTCTTCTCATTCATAAATGATGTGAGACTAAACCACTCGCATACATATGTCTTTTGGCATTTAGAAGTTCAAGTTAACATTCCAAAAGATGGGATCTTACACAAGTAATATCCACatttgatatataaatttttgacaaaataaaattgtctcATATGGttcttttaatatataatagtaatagacccgtgctatcgcacgggtcgtaacgttacgacgatatttttttaagttatagtttgataatcaaaatttgaagcaaatgcttttaaaatttatatgtagTTAATAAGTATTTAGAATTTTGTTGGAAATAtgcaaacaaatatattttttgcaaagtgaatgaattttgattagttttaaaggtaaaaatagTTAGATGGTGTAAAATTGTGAAAAGACATAAGAATTTAAGTAGTTACATCATTCTTGTTAACCAAAAGAACATTGGAAAACaaagttagaacttatcccgcgtaaaataagttttttgaaatttttataagttagaatttgtctcgtatatgataattaattttacatttatataaGTTCGAAATTATCCCGTAtaaagtagtttttttattttcataatttataacttgtctcacgtttaataaatatttctcaatttttatcagttagaatttatcATGTACAAATAGTTAATTTggaatttatataagttagaacttatcccttataaaataagttttttgaaatttttataatttagaacttgtctcacatatgataattattttgaaatctttataagttagaatttgtcccgtatatgataattaatttaaaatttatataagttataatttatcccgtataaaagttttttttggaatttttataatttagaaattGTCCCAcgtttgataattattttgaaagaagaagatgaatgcTATAAAGAATGCAGATTAGAAAAAAAAGTGACAGAAGAAGTGAATGATATGAAAATGAGTTAAGCTATATagaattttgaataagtgatgagtggaaaaatttgaatttgaaatttggtaAGACATTGGGAGAAGCAAAAAGATGTCTCATGTGTTTGTGGCTTAGATGACTTAgtttcattcaaattgaaaaagacATAAATGGTTCGGTGGCTTGGTTACAATGTAAAATCTGGTTTGATAAACATGTTTCCACTCACAAATGCCCCAAATGACTCATATGGCTTGGTTTCATTTGAAAATGTGTGTACTTTTAGTTCAATCTTTAAATTTTTGGACATCAATTACCCTCATTTGGGACACATGACAACACCTTAAGTAAGGGTAGTTTAGACTTATCCAGAACAATtaactttcttatatagattagataAATGTGTTTTCACTTTTATGATTTTTCTGATGGT encodes:
- the LOC123920277 gene encoding peroxidase 39, which encodes MKMGSQSCFKVLIICLIAIIGAANAQLQLGFYAKSCPKAEKIVLKYVHKHIPNAPSLAAALIRLHFHDCFVRGCDASVLLNATQSNPQAEKNSFPNLTLRGFEFIDKIKSLIEAECPGVVSCADILTLSARDSIHAVGGPFWNVPTGRRDGVRSKAADVFLGLPAPFHNVSTLLTLFGNVGLDANDLVLLSGAHTIGISHCASVSNRLYNFTGKLDQDPDLDSAYAKNLKTFKCKSISDQTTVLEMDPGSRNTFDLGYYKQVVKRRGLFESDAALLKSSTTRSIVAQHLQSTKKFFVEFAKSMEKMGRINVKVGTEGEIRKHCAFVN